One genomic region from Bubalus bubalis isolate 160015118507 breed Murrah chromosome 12, NDDB_SH_1, whole genome shotgun sequence encodes:
- the LOC102408518 gene encoding 60S ribosomal protein L39 yields MGLGTATKKQMGLSSLLTMSSHKTFRIKRFLAKKQKQNRPIPQWIRMKTGNKIRYNSKRRHWRRTKLGL; encoded by the exons ATGGGTCTGGGCACAGCCACGAAGAAGCAGATGGGA TTGAGTTCTCTTCTCACCATGTCTTCTCACAAGACTTTCAGGATCAAGCGATTCCTGgccaagaaacaaaagcagaatcGTCCCATTCCTCAgtggattcgaatgaaaactggcAATAAAATCAGGTACAACTCCAAGAGAAGACATTGGAGAAGAACCAAGCTGGGTCTATAA